Within the Planctomycetota bacterium genome, the region CTCAACCGTTAAACGGTGCCTTGGGAATAAGCCGTCAGCTTGCCGCGACAAACGGCGCTTTGATATGCGAAGTTGCCGCTGACCCTTCTATAGAATATACGGTATATTTCGGAACTGATTATCCTTTGACCGAAAGTAACTTTCTGACATGGGCCTACGACGACAATGATGGCGCAACAGACGGTATTTTAACGATTGATTTATCCGGATTATTGTTAAATATATTAGATCCCCAAACCACATATTATTGGCGTGTTGATGCGGCCGGTTATGATGGAACTACCATCGGAGATACCTGGTGGTTTGTTACCCAGTAACCATCGATTTTTATGGGTAAAATAAATAAATTTTTGGTTATTGCTTGTTGCTTAATCATGATTGCTTCTCTTTCAATCGGAGGCGAAGCGCGCGGTTGCTGGGGTCAGGAGCTTAGCGAAAGGGTGGACACAGTAAGCGGAAGCAGTGGTTCAGGTGACGGTAGCCGTGGAGGTGGCGGAGGAGGAAGCGGTTCAAGCGGCGATGGAGGCGGAACAGTAACGCAAGCAACTGGAGGTTGGGCCAGACAAACCCCATCCGGAGCGGGCGGATTGCCTGTAGGCAGGCGCTCTCACGGAATGGTTTGGGACGGAATCAGGGTGATAATGTTCGGCGGGTATGACGGTGCCAATAATCGAAACGACCTCTGGTGGTACGGCCCTTCCGCCAATACTTGGACGCAGATGCGCCTAAACGGGGCGGCTGGCTCACCATCAGCAAGGCAGGCTTTTACTATGGTGTGGGATGGGACAAGAGTAATCATGTTTGGAGGCTCAACCGGGGCCGCTTTCCCAAATGACCTTTGGTGGTATAATCCGAATACGAATACCTGGACACAACAGATTGCTGATGGTGTCGCCACTTCTCCTATCGGCAGGTTTAATGCCAGTATGGCCTGGGATGGAACCAGGGCGATTCTTTTCGGAGGGCAGGATATCTGGGAAACATTCCTTAATGATGTCTGGGCGTATAATCCGAATACGAATTCCTGGACACAGCTTTCGGCGCAAGGCGCGGCAGGCTCTCCTTCCGCCAGGACAGGGCATACGCTTGTCTCAAACGGTTCGGGTATTTTGCTCTTTGGCGGACTGGGTCCTCTGACGTCTTACCGGAATGATTTATGGCTTTATGATACGGTTGGCAACAGCTGGTCTGAATTGATTCCGAACGGCGCCGCGAATTCTCCCAATGCCAGATTATTCCATTCCATGTCATGGTGCGGTAGCCAGGGAATTATGTTTGGCGGAAGTCTTCCAGGTTTACGAAATGATTTGTGGATATGTTCATCCGGAGGAAGCTGGACACAGCGTATAAGTAACGGTGCGGCGACTTCACCGGCTGTGCGTGAGCGCGCCGGAATGGTCTGGGATGGCAGTAAAATTATCATGTTCGGCGGCGAAGGAGATAATTCCAATGAATTGAGCGATACCTGGTGGTTTATTACGCAGTAAGTTTATTTGTGGATAGGATTAAATAATATGTTTCTTAATCTTAATCCGGCTTACTGGTAAAAACATGGTCTAAAATAGCCAATCTTATGTCATAGTTGGTGTCAGCTGTAATTTTATACAACGGGTTTATTTTCTCAGTATCGAGTATGAATCCTATTGCGAACATTGCATACTGCCTCATGTCAGGGTTTTGTTCCCCATCGTAAAAGTCCATTACTTTTTCCAGCGATGATTTATCCCCGATATAGGCGATTCCATGAAGCGCATGTAAAACGAATTGAGGCATTAATTCTTTGTTATTAATTCTGTTGTGAAGCGTTTCCAATATTTCCTGTCTTTTCCCCAACATTGCCAAAGAAACGGTTAAATTGTTATATACATTTGCCGCAACCGCAAGTTCTTTTTGGGCTTTTTGGTATATTTTCTCTACAGCGTTAATAGCTGATTCATCACCAATCATTCCCAGTGCTTGGCAGGCATAAAGCCAGCTTACAGGGTCGGTAAATTCTTCCTTCTCCAAAATCTCAAGCAATAACGGCACGGATTTTTTATCCTTAAGAAGCCCGAGTGCAATTACCGTTGCAGATCTTGCGGGCGTGTTTTTTTTGGTTAAAAGCTCTCTTAAAGTGTCGCAAGCTTTTTCTTCCCCTAAAATGCCTAAGGCAATAATTGCGAATTCCTTTAAGCCTAAAACGATTTCCTTCCCCTTGACGACATCAAGGATAATATTATATGCTGATTTATCCCCTAACTGTGCCAAAGAGATTACCGCAAATTGCCGGACAGTAGGGATTTTATCTTTGGCCAAAAGTTCTATCAGGGTGTTTTTTGCCTCGGGCGATTTGATTAAGCCAAATGCAATGGTTATACTGGCGCGTAGTTTGGGTGTTTTATGGGCGTCTTTTAACGCCGTATTTAAAAGCGGTATTGCTTCTGCGTCACCCATCCTTCCCAACGCCAGAGCCGCATATGACCGTATATCTTCCTCAAGCTTAGAATTATTAAGTATTTTTTCTATCAGCGGGATTTGCGCCTTTTCCTGTAGATTCCCCAAAGAAAGCAGGGCGGAACAAACGATATCTTTTTCAATCTTTTCCCCATCCTTTAAAACAAGAAGTTCTTTAAGTGTTTCTACTGATTTATTATCTTTAATATATCCGAGTCCCAGAACCGCGTAAGCGCGCGTTACGCTTATGAGTTTTTTGGTGAAGATTATTTTTCTTAAGTCTTCTACAGCCGAAGGGTCGCCTGTCAGGCCGAGCGAAAGGCATACCACATTTTGAACGAAAAACTCCTTGTCATTTTCTAAAGATTCCTTGAGGTGCTTAACAACATTCCTGTTCTTTGTTTTACCCAGCGCCAGGGCGGCCATGGCTCTGGTTAAGGCGACTTTATCATTCTTTAAAACAGCAGCAATGCGGTCTATGAGCTTGTTCTTATTTTGTTGGACGGCAATGGTTTCGTCCTGGCCAATTGGTTTTTCTTCATCCCAGACAAGCGGTGTCTTGAAAGGCAGATAATTAAGGCGGTTTTTTATCCACCATACTTCCCACATGCCGAAATTATTCGGGACAGGAGAAGGTGGGTTTAATACTAATGGTTCAAGTCCGGTGCTGGTGGGTGGCCGGGGTGGGACTTTTGGTGTTTCTTGGATTTTAGGTTTAGGGGGCAATACAGGCGGTGGCGGAGTTCCACCGGATGGGCAACAACTGTAAGCATGGTTAAAATCACTCAAAGATAAAACCGTTATCGCCAGGAATGAAATTACCGTTAGCCAGGCAATATTTTTAGGATTCATATCATTTCCTTTCTCGTTTGATACAAGGTTCTCCT harbors:
- a CDS encoding HEAT repeat domain-containing protein: MNPKNIAWLTVISFLAITVLSLSDFNHAYSCCPSGGTPPPPVLPPKPKIQETPKVPPRPPTSTGLEPLVLNPPSPVPNNFGMWEVWWIKNRLNYLPFKTPLVWDEEKPIGQDETIAVQQNKNKLIDRIAAVLKNDKVALTRAMAALALGKTKNRNVVKHLKESLENDKEFFVQNVVCLSLGLTGDPSAVEDLRKIIFTKKLISVTRAYAVLGLGYIKDNKSVETLKELLVLKDGEKIEKDIVCSALLSLGNLQEKAQIPLIEKILNNSKLEEDIRSYAALALGRMGDAEAIPLLNTALKDAHKTPKLRASITIAFGLIKSPEAKNTLIELLAKDKIPTVRQFAVISLAQLGDKSAYNIILDVVKGKEIVLGLKEFAIIALGILGEEKACDTLRELLTKKNTPARSATVIALGLLKDKKSVPLLLEILEKEEFTDPVSWLYACQALGMIGDESAINAVEKIYQKAQKELAVAANVYNNLTVSLAMLGKRQEILETLHNRINNKELMPQFVLHALHGIAYIGDKSSLEKVMDFYDGEQNPDMRQYAMFAIGFILDTEKINPLYKITADTNYDIRLAILDHVFTSKPD